From the genome of Methanothrix soehngenii GP6:
GACCATCATCACCTACACCACCATTCACAATGCCACCGATGACTTCGAGAGGCTCACCCCCTATAATCTGGCAATAATCCAGCTGGATGAGGGGCCCAAGATCACCGGCCAGATCGTATCCAGCCAAGAAGAGGTGAAGATCGGGATGAGGGTCCGGGCGGTCTTCAGAATCCTGGGAAAGGAGGGTGACAGGGGCATAATCTATTATGGCACGAAGTTCGCCCCATTGATTGAGCCGG
Proteins encoded in this window:
- a CDS encoding Zn-ribbon domain-containing OB-fold protein; its protein translation is MTTQAPRFWRSIPQRYNLLGTHCNRCNEYFFPPRNLCPNCRRGAHLESHAFKGTGTIITYTTIHNATDDFERLTPYNLAIIQLDEGPKITGQIVSSQEEVKIGMRVRAVFRILGKEGDRGIIYYGTKFAPLIEPGCQEREEKKNDSA